From the Bacillota bacterium genome, one window contains:
- the yidD gene encoding membrane protein insertion efficiency factor YidD, which translates to MLLINVYRIFISPLKPQVCRFYPSCSQYTYEALKRYGFCKGIFMGVNRLLHCHPFNPGGYHPVD; encoded by the coding sequence ATGCTGCTAATTAATGTGTACAGAATATTTATCTCTCCACTTAAGCCACAGGTATGCCGCTTTTATCCTTCTTGTTCACAATATACATATGAAGCGCTTAAACGTTATGGTTTTTGTAAGGGTATATTTATGGGTGTTAATAGACTGCTTCACTGTCATCCATTTAACCCGGGCGGTTATCACCCAGTTGATTAA